From the genome of Halobellus litoreus, one region includes:
- a CDS encoding cobalamin B12-binding domain-containing protein yields the protein MSADAEEGHRQRPIRCLIAKVGLDGHDRGAHVIARAFRDAGFEVVYSGLHRAPGEVVQAAVQEDVDVLGLSILSGAHNTLVPKVVEGLKEYGAFEDTLLIVGGIVPEEDREELYSMGVAAVFGPGTPMAETIEFVRENAPRRG from the coding sequence ATGAGTGCCGACGCCGAGGAGGGACACAGACAGCGACCGATTCGGTGTCTCATCGCGAAGGTGGGACTCGACGGCCACGACCGGGGGGCCCACGTCATCGCCCGCGCCTTCCGTGACGCCGGCTTCGAGGTGGTCTACTCCGGGCTCCACCGTGCACCCGGGGAAGTCGTACAGGCGGCCGTCCAGGAGGACGTCGACGTGCTCGGCCTGTCGATCCTGTCGGGCGCACACAACACGCTCGTCCCGAAAGTCGTCGAGGGGCTGAAAGAGTACGGTGCCTTCGAGGACACGCTGTTGATCGTCGGCGGGATCGTCCCCGAGGAGGACCGCGAAGAGCTCTACTCGATGGGTGTCGCGGCCGTCTTCGGGCCCGGCACCCCGATGGCGGAGACGATCGAGTTCGTCCGGGAAAACGCCCCGCGACGAGGCTGA
- the meaB gene encoding methylmalonyl Co-A mutase-associated GTPase MeaB: MDGDDAAGTKTSLNPETAARNEELVGSLLAGEHRALARVITRIENREPGHRDLVSRLYGHTGSATVIGVTGSPGAGKSTLVDKLANAYRERGDTVGIVAVDPSSPYSGGSVLGDRIRMGSTGGDMDVFVRSMSTRGRLGGLSTATTDAITALDAFGKDVIVVETVGTGQSEVDVVRAADTVAVLVQPGSGDDVQMLKAGILEIGDVFVVNKADMDGVERTVAELEEMIHRRDAGRNASGGRPNAGSVLGHHGGEGYSGDAPEAQTPSGSRAAADGSADAAADVAPRESWQPPVVETVATSGSGVDDLVEALDAHAAYLRESGDGERRALDRLGEEIRRLVRSDGNELLADEIRREGGIETLAQRVLDGETDPYTISESIVGPLRTCVEANADREADGGSETDDAADGTDGSSETDTDADGTADTDDADAVGSDRTTVDDADRTTASDADRE; encoded by the coding sequence ATGGACGGAGACGACGCCGCCGGCACGAAGACTTCCCTAAACCCCGAAACGGCCGCCCGCAACGAGGAACTCGTCGGGTCGCTCTTGGCCGGCGAACACCGCGCGCTCGCCAGAGTCATCACGCGGATCGAGAACCGCGAGCCGGGACACCGCGACCTCGTCTCTCGGCTCTACGGGCACACCGGGTCGGCGACCGTGATCGGCGTCACGGGCAGCCCCGGCGCGGGGAAGTCGACGCTCGTGGACAAACTGGCGAACGCGTACCGCGAGCGCGGCGACACCGTCGGGATCGTCGCCGTCGACCCCTCCTCGCCGTACTCGGGCGGCTCCGTCCTCGGCGACCGGATCCGGATGGGCTCGACGGGCGGCGATATGGACGTGTTCGTCCGTTCGATGAGCACGCGAGGGCGGCTCGGCGGCCTGTCGACCGCGACGACGGACGCGATCACGGCGCTCGACGCGTTCGGGAAGGACGTGATCGTCGTCGAGACCGTCGGTACCGGCCAGAGCGAAGTCGACGTCGTCCGCGCCGCCGACACGGTCGCGGTGCTCGTCCAGCCGGGCAGCGGCGACGACGTCCAGATGCTGAAGGCCGGAATCCTCGAGATCGGCGACGTCTTCGTCGTCAACAAGGCCGATATGGACGGCGTCGAACGGACGGTCGCCGAACTGGAGGAGATGATTCACCGTCGGGACGCGGGTCGAAACGCCTCGGGGGGCCGACCGAATGCAGGTTCGGTCCTCGGCCACCACGGTGGCGAGGGCTACTCGGGCGACGCACCAGAAGCCCAGACGCCATCCGGGTCCCGTGCGGCCGCCGATGGGTCGGCGGACGCGGCGGCCGACGTGGCGCCCCGCGAGTCCTGGCAACCGCCGGTCGTCGAGACCGTCGCGACCTCCGGGTCGGGCGTCGACGACCTCGTCGAGGCGCTGGACGCCCACGCCGCGTACCTTCGGGAGTCCGGGGACGGCGAACGGCGGGCGCTCGACCGGCTCGGCGAGGAGATCAGGCGACTGGTTCGGAGCGACGGGAACGAACTGCTGGCTGACGAGATTCGTCGGGAGGGCGGGATAGAGACGCTGGCGCAGCGGGTTCTCGACGGTGAGACCGATCCGTACACGATATCCGAGTCGATCGTCGGGCCGCTTCGGACGTGCGTCGAGGCGAACGCTGACCGCGAGGCGGACGGCGGTAGCGAGACCGACGACGCCGCCGACGGGACCGACGGCAGTAGCGAGACCGACACCGACGCTGACGGGACCGCCGATACCGACGACGCGGACGCAGTCGGGTCCGACCGCACGACCGTCGATGACGCCGACCGCACGACCGCCAGCGACGCCGACCGCGAGTGA
- a CDS encoding alpha/beta fold hydrolase — protein sequence MRRRALAAGLAIGTGAVALANAALRRGTPELEPPLSGAHRTFEWNGIDVRYTESGDPDDPDLVLLHGINAAGSSGEFRAIFDDLAEEYHVIAPDLPGFGTSDRPPLRYSATLYEEFVRDFVAAFDRPAVVASSLTGAYLTAVADDVALSAVVLICPTERGGPDRNLVARELLRSPLVGEALFNLLASKPSIRYFNADHGYYDMDRVSESWMAYEWRTAHQPNARYAPASFVSGFLNADFDLEATLADVDAPVTLLWGREADITPLKRGRELAEAADCRLVVIDDAKLLPHVEFPERALEVVRDAIGR from the coding sequence ATGCGCCGCCGCGCTCTCGCCGCCGGACTCGCGATCGGAACCGGTGCCGTCGCCCTCGCGAACGCCGCGCTCAGACGAGGAACGCCCGAGTTGGAACCGCCGCTTTCGGGAGCCCACCGGACGTTCGAGTGGAACGGAATCGACGTTCGATACACCGAGTCCGGCGACCCCGACGACCCGGACCTCGTGCTCCTGCACGGGATCAACGCCGCCGGCTCCAGCGGCGAGTTCCGCGCGATCTTCGACGACCTCGCCGAGGAGTACCACGTGATCGCCCCCGACCTCCCGGGGTTCGGGACCTCCGACCGGCCGCCGCTTCGGTACTCGGCGACGCTGTACGAGGAGTTCGTCCGCGACTTCGTCGCCGCGTTCGATCGGCCGGCCGTCGTCGCCTCCTCGCTGACCGGTGCGTACCTCACGGCCGTCGCGGACGATGTGGCTCTCTCGGCGGTGGTCCTCATCTGTCCGACCGAACGCGGCGGCCCCGACCGCAACCTCGTCGCTCGCGAGTTGCTCCGATCGCCGCTCGTCGGCGAGGCGCTGTTCAACCTGCTCGCGTCGAAACCGTCGATCCGCTACTTCAACGCCGACCACGGCTACTACGATATGGATCGCGTGAGCGAGTCGTGGATGGCGTACGAGTGGCGGACGGCCCACCAGCCGAACGCCCGCTACGCGCCCGCATCGTTCGTCAGCGGCTTCCTCAACGCGGACTTCGATCTCGAAGCGACCCTCGCCGACGTCGACGCGCCGGTGACGCTGCTGTGGGGTCGAGAGGCCGACATCACGCCGCTGAAACGCGGGCGCGAACTGGCCGAGGCGGCCGACTGCCGACTCGTCGTGATCGACGACGCGAAGCTCCTGCCGCACGTGGAGTTCCCCGAACGAGCCCTCGAAGTCGTCCGCGACGCCATCGGGCGTTGA
- a CDS encoding NAD(+)/NADH kinase, with protein MSGRSVVVRGRGSTSDAVVDALADRDDVSVTRVDAGESGRGADVGDADLVFAAGEAALLGLASSPTDRPVVPVETGAGRYDLSAADVTAVVDAVEAGAFETVRHPILGVSVAGERAGTAVTDVTLMTSAPARISEYGIESPDGWAERVRSDGVVVASPLGSAGYARAVGGPLLAPGTGLVTAPVSPYAMHADTWVVRPPVTLAVERDEAEVTLRLDDAVVESVPSNAPVEVRIARDLSLVRPQTVGDR; from the coding sequence GTGAGCGGGCGTTCCGTCGTCGTTCGCGGCCGTGGATCGACGAGCGACGCCGTCGTCGACGCGCTGGCCGACCGAGACGACGTCTCGGTCACCCGAGTCGACGCGGGCGAAAGCGGCCGCGGTGCCGACGTCGGTGACGCCGATCTCGTCTTCGCCGCGGGTGAGGCCGCGCTCCTTGGGTTGGCGTCGTCTCCGACTGACCGGCCGGTCGTCCCCGTCGAGACCGGTGCGGGGCGGTACGACCTCTCGGCCGCCGACGTGACGGCGGTCGTCGACGCGGTCGAAGCCGGTGCGTTCGAGACAGTCAGGCACCCGATCCTCGGCGTGTCGGTCGCCGGCGAGCGGGCCGGCACCGCCGTCACCGACGTGACGCTTATGACGTCGGCGCCGGCGCGCATCTCGGAGTACGGAATCGAATCGCCCGACGGGTGGGCCGAACGCGTTCGGTCCGACGGCGTCGTCGTCGCGTCGCCGCTGGGGAGTGCGGGCTACGCTCGCGCCGTGGGAGGGCCGCTGCTCGCACCCGGGACGGGCCTCGTGACGGCCCCGGTGTCGCCATACGCGATGCACGCCGACACGTGGGTCGTGCGCCCACCGGTCACGCTCGCCGTCGAGCGCGACGAAGCGGAAGTGACGCTGCGACTGGACGACGCTGTTGTCGAGTCAGTACCGTCGAACGCGCCGGTGGAAGTGAGAATCGCTCGCGACCTTTCGCTCGTCCGTCCGCAGACGGTCGGTGACCGGTGA
- a CDS encoding DUF7313 family protein, with the protein MQPLQFLVPLDAVEALAPVLPLVVFGLVVLNILTRLLQHRKHAAQADEDDDGAVQRWLPHTLTTLGMVFASFLFMIVEPHGGMVMSVLALSVFVSDFFEFESRRVEARSKSKSLERPTAAIGASVFALLYAGYQGFFYLIEPLWNSII; encoded by the coding sequence ATGCAACCGCTACAGTTCCTCGTCCCGCTCGACGCGGTGGAGGCGCTCGCACCCGTGCTTCCCCTCGTCGTCTTCGGCCTCGTGGTCCTCAACATTCTGACGCGGCTGTTGCAGCACCGTAAACACGCCGCACAGGCCGACGAAGACGACGACGGAGCGGTCCAGCGGTGGCTGCCGCACACGCTGACGACGCTCGGGATGGTGTTCGCGTCGTTCCTCTTCATGATCGTCGAGCCACACGGCGGAATGGTGATGTCGGTGCTCGCGCTCTCGGTGTTCGTCTCGGACTTCTTCGAGTTCGAGTCCCGCCGGGTCGAGGCGCGCTCGAAGAGCAAGAGCCTCGAACGGCCGACCGCGGCCATCGGCGCCTCCGTGTTCGCGCTCCTGTACGCCGGCTACCAGGGCTTCTTCTACCTCATCGAGCCGCTCTGGAACTCGATCATCTGA
- a CDS encoding DUF7314 family protein, producing MADEFVKGLGIFTGSGLAWMVLAGWYRTPSFESEQQLVSPVSLGDSATMFDTLGVLLMDVFFWFTIIGALTFWVGIPVIRQAREALEERAQ from the coding sequence ATGGCTGACGAGTTCGTTAAAGGACTGGGCATCTTCACGGGTTCGGGCCTGGCGTGGATGGTCCTCGCAGGGTGGTACCGAACGCCGAGCTTCGAGAGCGAGCAACAACTCGTCTCCCCGGTGTCGCTGGGCGACTCCGCGACGATGTTCGACACCCTCGGCGTCCTGCTGATGGACGTGTTCTTCTGGTTCACGATCATCGGCGCGCTGACGTTCTGGGTCGGGATCCCCGTCATCCGGCAGGCCCGCGAGGCGCTCGAAGAACGCGCGCAGTAA
- a CDS encoding DUF7315 family membrane protein, with the protein MTDSEGGDRPGRRGRDVVVPMRLYKTVTVFSTLIAVVSVVFGFMLLDAATLNVSFLGNIVRGAFAAVGFGVADGVLSTIFAAVGLSIIAFGAGVYVIGTRFRARGMGKSQEDSGEDPSNDG; encoded by the coding sequence ATGACTGATAGTGAGGGCGGCGACCGACCCGGGCGACGCGGCCGCGACGTCGTCGTGCCGATGCGGCTCTACAAGACTGTGACGGTGTTCTCGACGCTCATCGCCGTGGTCAGCGTCGTCTTCGGGTTTATGCTCCTCGACGCCGCGACGCTGAACGTGAGTTTTCTCGGGAACATCGTCCGCGGCGCGTTCGCCGCCGTCGGGTTCGGCGTCGCCGACGGCGTCCTGAGCACCATCTTCGCCGCGGTGGGACTCTCGATCATCGCCTTCGGCGCCGGCGTGTACGTGATCGGGACGCGCTTTCGCGCCCGCGGAATGGGAAAGTCTCAAGAGGATTCCGGAGAAGATCCAAGTAACGATGGCTGA
- a CDS encoding cytochrome bc complex cytochrome b subunit yields MTDEDTTTDDVRADGSGIVAPDDETPTWRERKERTQGLSQLTYEYFERARREDQDLRQESDYVERDVLAFPTWPHEIIRNLAIASFFVGMLLFLSATLPPHIGDPANPSSTPAIILPDWYLYWSFGLLKLGPLNPELSILGGQKLMADRTYGVLANLVVVGFVAIVPFLNKGSARRPVEQPFWAAVGVGGVIFAFTISIYSAKNLLPMNVHLAFDLTFLLPIVAGFVTWAVLKTMREGYMYDLNRRYYRLRPPK; encoded by the coding sequence ATGACCGACGAAGACACTACCACCGACGACGTCCGCGCCGACGGCAGCGGCATCGTCGCGCCGGACGACGAAACGCCGACGTGGCGCGAGCGCAAAGAGCGTACGCAGGGGCTCTCACAGCTCACGTACGAGTACTTCGAGCGCGCCCGTCGCGAAGATCAGGATCTCAGACAGGAATCGGACTACGTCGAGCGCGACGTGCTCGCGTTCCCGACCTGGCCCCACGAGATCATCCGTAACCTCGCCATCGCGAGCTTCTTCGTGGGGATGCTGCTGTTCCTCTCGGCGACGCTCCCGCCGCACATCGGCGACCCGGCGAACCCTTCCAGCACGCCCGCGATCATCCTGCCGGACTGGTATCTCTACTGGTCGTTCGGCCTGCTCAAGCTCGGTCCCCTCAACCCCGAGCTGTCGATCCTGGGCGGACAGAAGCTGATGGCCGACCGGACCTACGGCGTGCTCGCGAACCTCGTCGTCGTCGGATTCGTGGCAATCGTGCCGTTCCTCAACAAGGGGAGCGCCCGCCGGCCGGTCGAACAGCCCTTCTGGGCGGCCGTCGGCGTCGGCGGCGTCATCTTCGCGTTCACCATCAGCATCTACTCTGCGAAGAACCTCCTGCCGATGAACGTCCACCTCGCGTTCGACCTGACGTTCCTGCTGCCGATCGTGGCCGGGTTCGTCACTTGGGCGGTGCTGAAGACGATGCGGGAGGGGTATATGTACGACCTCAACCGCAGATACTACCGGTTGCGCCCGCCGAAATAG
- a CDS encoding cytochrome b, which translates to MSLEKKDDYDHKGWMKEKDLTAVESAFLTTLIWLDKRLRIVDYLELMETLYYRVNLQMPKSHTEQYNLDNKFWYWYPLYTLGLFSTLAYVVAAISGALLGFYYSPSAAAGTEAAGTVAYESIAFIMRDLQFGFMLRSIHRWAAQVMVAAVFLHMLRVYFTGAYKEPRELNWLIGIVLISLTMVFGYTGYLLPWDQLAFWAGQIGVEMSLSIPLIGEWIAQLLFGGFSLSQATLQRMYILHVFLLPFVVTALIAIHIGIVWVQGIAEPH; encoded by the coding sequence ATGAGTCTCGAAAAGAAAGACGACTACGACCACAAGGGCTGGATGAAAGAGAAGGACCTGACCGCCGTAGAGTCGGCCTTCCTCACGACCCTCATCTGGCTCGACAAGCGACTCCGCATCGTCGACTACCTGGAGCTGATGGAGACCCTCTACTACCGGGTCAACCTCCAGATGCCGAAGAGTCACACCGAACAGTACAACCTCGACAACAAGTTCTGGTACTGGTACCCCCTGTACACCTTAGGGCTGTTCTCCACGTTAGCATATGTCGTCGCCGCGATAAGCGGGGCGTTGTTGGGCTTTTATTACAGCCCCTCGGCGGCCGCGGGCACGGAAGCGGCGGGAACCGTCGCCTACGAGAGCATCGCGTTCATCATGCGCGACCTCCAGTTCGGATTCATGCTCCGATCGATCCACCGCTGGGCGGCGCAGGTGATGGTCGCGGCGGTGTTCCTCCACATGCTCCGTGTGTACTTCACCGGCGCGTACAAGGAGCCCCGCGAGTTGAACTGGCTCATCGGCATCGTGCTGATCAGCCTGACGATGGTGTTCGGATACACCGGCTACCTGCTGCCGTGGGATCAGCTCGCCTTCTGGGCGGGGCAGATCGGCGTCGAGATGTCGCTGTCGATCCCGCTCATCGGCGAGTGGATCGCCCAGCTCCTGTTCGGCGGCTTCTCGCTGAGTCAGGCGACGCTGCAACGGATGTACATCCTCCACGTGTTCCTGCTCCCGTTCGTAGTGACGGCGCTGATCGCCATCCACATCGGCATCGTCTGGGTGCAGGGCATCGCGGAACCCCACTAA
- a CDS encoding DUF7318 family protein, giving the protein MSSSGSTYGDIHRYEPARESTAAAIAIVLLTIIEVVFVFLFTYGLISGWGLSDTGNMYLGAVLAVIFIDLAFILALYRKEFLPDVVIVKKRRRKWEDLYIREEEVDGTPFADGAWDHVKRAIYPYYKR; this is encoded by the coding sequence ATGTCATCCAGTGGTAGCACTTACGGCGACATCCACCGCTACGAACCGGCCCGCGAGAGCACCGCCGCGGCGATCGCGATCGTCCTGCTCACGATCATCGAGGTCGTCTTCGTGTTCCTGTTCACGTACGGCCTCATCTCCGGGTGGGGGCTGAGCGACACGGGTAATATGTATCTCGGCGCCGTGCTGGCCGTGATCTTCATCGACCTGGCGTTCATCCTCGCGCTGTACCGCAAGGAGTTCCTGCCGGACGTCGTGATCGTCAAGAAACGGCGTCGCAAGTGGGAGGACCTCTACATCCGCGAGGAAGAGGTCGACGGCACGCCGTTCGCTGACGGCGCGTGGGACCACGTCAAGCGCGCGATCTACCCGTACTACAAGCGATAA
- a CDS encoding plastocyanin/azurin family copper-binding protein, whose amino-acid sequence MKRRDFLRAASVPAAATTASATAGLGAAQETETSGGTATGTATGTGTGTGTGTGTGTGTAADSGGGSGETVTVTVGPGGSLVYEPGTEEPLQIAPGTTVEFVWDSDNHNIVVESQPEGANWGGHEPIENTGFTYSHTFQTLGTYEYYCDPHRSAGMEATIEVVENPEPAGGGGGGEKELHDLGVPIHAHWVGAATILGILVTVIFTFYVLKYGESPHTGTGRN is encoded by the coding sequence ATGAAGAGGCGGGACTTTCTGCGAGCAGCAAGCGTCCCTGCTGCTGCCACGACGGCCTCTGCCACCGCCGGACTCGGCGCCGCCCAAGAGACGGAGACGTCTGGCGGGACAGCCACCGGCACGGCAACCGGAACTGGAACTGGAACTGGGACTGGAACCGGTACCGGAACCGGGACGGCGGCCGACTCGGGCGGCGGGAGCGGCGAGACCGTCACGGTGACCGTCGGACCGGGCGGCTCGCTCGTGTACGAACCGGGGACTGAGGAACCGCTACAGATCGCTCCGGGGACGACCGTCGAATTCGTCTGGGACTCGGACAACCACAACATCGTCGTCGAGAGCCAGCCCGAAGGCGCGAACTGGGGCGGTCACGAGCCGATCGAGAACACGGGGTTCACCTACTCTCACACGTTCCAGACGCTGGGAACCTACGAGTACTACTGCGACCCCCACCGGAGCGCCGGGATGGAGGCGACGATCGAGGTCGTCGAGAACCCGGAACCCGCCGGCGGCGGCGGGGGCGGCGAGAAGGAACTGCACGACCTCGGCGTGCCGATCCACGCGCACTGGGTCGGCGCGGCGACGATCCTCGGGATCCTCGTGACGGTCATCTTCACGTTCTACGTCCTGAAATACGGTGAATCACCGCACACCGGCACCGGGAGGAACTGA
- a CDS encoding DUF7319 domain-containing protein has translation MTESSEEPDAADRRADSAVADDGADTADASDVGETADASRGADAADPDDAEDAADPDESGDAAGAADPAEPTPSGEASGAGSDDLEALRAEVEETYDFDDFGPEDMAEMSLEEWEAAFDPETWIVGEELLDRVEHELNARVAIREIFAVVERVRDDEDCVVAYSDEGYAVVYADGSVEGEGTVLRDVKPTVALCSMESYDLMDAPEDVSLPEPDDVVEGSGEFGNLMLQVVAAAQIVVGLGLLVAWIALPSLSTVVAPIAAIGFLVIGFFLFLVVANARLSDRFRTEEFRNRLRALDAVDAPRPDGLPDRESPAVGVGEGDDGGASTANGDDVPPAPNDGDRRVVASDHASEETDT, from the coding sequence ATGACAGAGTCCTCCGAGGAGCCGGACGCGGCGGATCGCCGCGCGGACTCGGCCGTCGCCGACGACGGGGCTGACACGGCCGACGCCTCCGACGTGGGAGAGACGGCCGACGCGTCTCGCGGGGCCGACGCGGCCGATCCTGACGACGCCGAAGACGCGGCCGATCCCGACGAGTCTGGCGACGCGGCGGGCGCTGCCGACCCCGCGGAGCCGACGCCCTCGGGGGAGGCGTCGGGGGCCGGGTCGGACGACCTGGAGGCGCTCCGGGCGGAGGTCGAGGAGACCTACGACTTCGACGACTTCGGCCCCGAGGATATGGCCGAGATGAGCCTCGAAGAGTGGGAGGCGGCCTTCGATCCCGAGACGTGGATCGTCGGCGAGGAACTGCTCGATCGGGTCGAACACGAACTCAACGCACGCGTCGCGATCCGCGAGATCTTCGCCGTGGTAGAGCGCGTGCGGGACGACGAGGACTGCGTCGTCGCCTACTCCGACGAGGGGTACGCGGTCGTGTACGCGGACGGCAGCGTCGAGGGCGAGGGGACCGTCCTCCGCGACGTCAAACCGACCGTCGCGCTCTGTTCGATGGAGAGCTACGACCTGATGGACGCCCCCGAGGACGTGTCGCTGCCGGAACCCGACGACGTCGTCGAGGGCAGCGGCGAGTTCGGGAACCTGATGTTGCAGGTCGTCGCGGCGGCGCAGATCGTGGTCGGCCTCGGCCTGCTCGTCGCCTGGATCGCGCTCCCGTCGCTCTCGACGGTCGTCGCTCCGATCGCCGCGATCGGCTTTCTCGTCATCGGCTTCTTCCTCTTTCTGGTCGTGGCGAACGCCCGGCTCTCCGATCGGTTTCGGACCGAGGAGTTCCGCAACCGGCTCCGGGCACTCGACGCGGTCGACGCGCCCCGCCCGGACGGACTCCCGGACCGCGAATCGCCCGCGGTCGGTGTCGGCGAGGGGGACGACGGCGGCGCTTCGACGGCGAACGGCGACGACGTGCCCCCCGCGCCTAACGACGGCGACCGCCGGGTCGTCGCGAGCGATCACGCGAGCGAGGAGACCGACACGTAG
- a CDS encoding DUF7321 family protein, which yields MVSDTTIATGAALMVTASLPFYLYGAWIMIDAETVSWDVLVHHLKFIVPGLVLNTIPVVAWMVPRLLDQLGGVTVLHAILGLQAYALLILALTGIVRILQVKRDADLYADPTQDVDLDELHPDMSAWRGRLRVGVFGYVIFWFLAWLLGLYQYLGRYVLG from the coding sequence ATGGTATCCGACACGACCATCGCGACGGGTGCCGCGCTGATGGTCACGGCGAGTCTGCCGTTCTACCTCTACGGCGCGTGGATTATGATCGACGCCGAGACCGTCAGTTGGGACGTCCTCGTGCACCATCTCAAATTCATCGTCCCCGGTCTCGTGCTCAACACGATCCCGGTCGTCGCGTGGATGGTCCCGCGACTGCTCGATCAACTCGGCGGGGTGACCGTCCTCCACGCGATCCTGGGGTTGCAGGCGTACGCACTCTTGATACTCGCGCTGACCGGTATCGTCCGGATCCTACAGGTGAAGCGCGACGCCGACCTCTACGCGGATCCGACCCAGGACGTCGACCTCGACGAACTTCATCCGGATATGAGCGCCTGGCGGGGGCGACTCCGCGTCGGCGTCTTCGGATACGTGATCTTCTGGTTCCTCGCGTGGCTCCTCGGCCTCTATCAGTACCTCGGTCGATACGTGCTCGGGTAG
- a CDS encoding globin-coupled sensor protein, protein MSENVNIKISDEDRRQVDGRQLTGSIGIDSGEINWRKDFTQFDEADRERLDAMSGTFDRIAEGLVDEFYDHLQSYSTTVGILNSSTKPVAALRKSQTEYLKDLGSGTYGTDYFDRRARIGKIHDMLDLGPKIYLGAYSVYYRGILDAIADDVKDELISEGEGASRPESGGSRPAAEADGAASTAKGETVDVATANEAVDAVVERSLSVLKLLLLDQQVAMDTYIHSYSQQIEAELDRREEVAREVEAATVELRETSEDVARSSQQISDIAEEQTDSMQEVAGEVSSLSATVEEIASTTDQVRSTSRTARDLAENGQESATEAIDAMETVETAAEDVTGDVGQLQDRVEEIDDVVDVINNIAKETNLLALNASIEAARAGEAGDGFGVVADEIKGLAQESQQQADRIEAMIERIQTDTEETVANLQQTNAAIDEGIERVEGAMENLTEIVEAVTAAAEGIEEVAEATDDQAASTEEVASMTDQAAEKAQRVRDEVEEIAAANEEQTAKVNEISQSVQQLTDAVETE, encoded by the coding sequence ATGTCAGAGAATGTCAATATCAAAATCTCGGACGAGGACCGTCGCCAGGTCGACGGTCGCCAGTTGACCGGGTCGATCGGCATCGACTCGGGAGAGATAAACTGGCGGAAGGACTTCACGCAGTTCGACGAAGCCGACAGAGAGCGGCTCGACGCGATGTCCGGAACGTTCGACAGGATCGCCGAGGGGCTCGTCGACGAGTTCTACGACCACCTCCAGTCGTACTCGACGACCGTCGGCATCCTCAACTCCTCGACGAAGCCCGTCGCTGCGCTCAGAAAGAGCCAGACGGAATACCTCAAAGACCTCGGGAGCGGCACGTACGGGACGGACTACTTCGACCGACGGGCACGCATCGGGAAGATTCACGATATGCTCGATCTGGGACCGAAGATCTATCTCGGCGCGTACTCGGTCTACTACCGGGGCATTCTGGACGCGATCGCAGACGACGTGAAAGACGAACTCATCTCCGAAGGGGAGGGTGCGTCCCGCCCCGAAAGTGGCGGCAGTCGACCGGCCGCCGAAGCGGACGGGGCCGCGTCCACCGCGAAAGGGGAGACGGTCGACGTGGCGACGGCGAACGAGGCCGTCGACGCGGTGGTCGAACGGTCGCTCTCGGTGCTCAAGCTCTTGCTCCTCGATCAGCAGGTCGCGATGGACACCTACATTCACTCCTACAGCCAACAGATCGAAGCCGAGCTGGACCGTCGCGAGGAAGTCGCCCGCGAGGTGGAGGCGGCGACTGTCGAACTGCGAGAGACGTCGGAGGACGTCGCCCGAAGCTCCCAGCAGATCAGCGACATCGCCGAGGAGCAGACGGACAGTATGCAGGAGGTGGCCGGCGAAGTGTCCAGTCTGAGCGCGACGGTCGAGGAGATCGCGTCGACCACCGACCAGGTGCGGTCGACGAGCCGGACGGCCAGGGACTTGGCCGAAAACGGCCAGGAGTCGGCGACCGAGGCGATCGACGCGATGGAGACGGTCGAGACAGCGGCCGAGGACGTGACCGGCGACGTCGGGCAGCTACAGGATCGGGTCGAGGAGATCGACGACGTCGTCGACGTCATCAACAACATCGCGAAGGAGACGAACCTCCTGGCGCTCAACGCGTCGATCGAGGCCGCACGGGCGGGCGAGGCCGGCGACGGCTTCGGCGTCGTCGCCGACGAGATCAAGGGGCTCGCCCAGGAGTCCCAGCAGCAGGCCGACCGGATCGAAGCGATGATCGAGCGGATCCAGACGGACACCGAAGAGACCGTCGCCAATCTCCAACAGACGAACGCGGCGATCGACGAAGGGATCGAGCGCGTCGAAGGGGCGATGGAGAACCTCACCGAGATCGTCGAGGCGGTGACGGCCGCCGCGGAGGGAATCGAGGAGGTGGCCGAAGCGACCGACGACCAGGCCGCGAGCACCGAGGAGGTGGCGAGTATGACGGATCAGGCGGCCGAGAAAGCACAACGAGTCCGCGACGAGGTCGAAGAGATCGCCGCCGCGAACGAGGAACAGACGGCGAAGGTCAACGAGATCAGCCAGTCCGTACAGCAACTCACGGACGCGGTCGAAACGGAGTAG